From Gemmatimonadaceae bacterium, the proteins below share one genomic window:
- a CDS encoding protein-methionine-sulfoxide reductase heme-binding subunit MsrQ gives MVFAACLIPAGDLAWRALRPDGLGVNPIEEAEIFTGLWTLRFLAITLGVTPARRLLHLGFLARYRRMFGLFTFFYACVHLSMWVGVDWFFAWGLMGGEIVKHRYILVGMASFVLLVPLALTSTNGWVRRLGGQRWARLHQLIYAIAIGGTVHYLWAVKKDTLFPLVYLAVFIALLAYRVIARWGPRRASPTKAAPSVANAAGSQRSE, from the coding sequence GTGGTGTTCGCGGCGTGTCTGATTCCCGCCGGCGATCTCGCGTGGCGGGCGCTTCGTCCCGACGGTCTGGGGGTGAATCCGATCGAAGAGGCGGAGATCTTCACCGGGCTCTGGACGCTGCGCTTTCTGGCCATCACGCTCGGCGTGACGCCGGCGCGCCGGCTGCTCCATCTGGGCTTCCTGGCCAGGTACCGGCGGATGTTCGGGCTGTTCACGTTCTTCTACGCGTGCGTGCACCTCTCGATGTGGGTGGGGGTGGACTGGTTCTTCGCGTGGGGGCTGATGGGCGGGGAGATCGTGAAGCACCGATACATCCTGGTGGGGATGGCGAGTTTCGTGCTGCTCGTGCCGCTCGCCCTCACGTCCACCAACGGGTGGGTGCGCCGGTTGGGGGGCCAGCGGTGGGCGCGCTTGCACCAACTGATCTACGCAATCGCGATCGGGGGGACGGTCCACTACCTTTGGGCCGTGAAGAAGGACACGCTGTTCCCGCTCGTGTACCTGGCCGTATTCATCGCGCTGCTCGCCTATCGCGTGATCGCGCGCTGGGGTCCGCGACGGGCCTCCCCGACCAAGGCTGCCCCGAGTGTCGCGAACGCCGCCGGTTCCCAGCGCAGCGAATAG